The Synergistetes bacterium HGW-Synergistetes-1 genome contains the following window.
CTATCGTTCCTATGTTTAGATGCGGCTTGTTTCTTACAAATTTCTCCTTTGCCATTTCTGTCTTGCCTCCCTGTATTTGTTTCAGTAATAACGCCCTTAGGGCTAATATTTCCGCCTATTCCTGAGCAACATCAAAAGAGATCCGGAATTCGAGCCGGATCTCTGAAGATAAGTAAGGCGCATTATACATTAAGGATCCAGCATATGCAAGAGTTCTCCGGGTTATTGTTTGTCACACTGTAAATGATAACACAATGAGCATTTTTGCGCCTGTTATTGAATATAAATCATAATCGATCAGTTGATTTTTTAAAAAATAATTTGATAATTCTAAAACTTAGGTGTATCGTATTTTTAGATACTTGAACATATTAATATAATGTAATGATGATATTGTGGGAGGTGCGTACTCTGGAAGATCTCTCTTATCTGTCCGAAGCAAAAGAAATATGGAGTGAATGGCGTTTTGAGCCTTGGACGAACGGCTCGGCAGAGGGGCTTAAAAGGCGGGTAAGCCTTATAAAATCAGGCCTGATCGGAGAGATAGCGAGATATTATGTAGATGACTATATAGTATGGAAATATCTGCCGGAGGATCCCAAAAGAATATTTACGACTGCAGGATCAGAACCCGACCTTATGTCCCAGCGCTTTCTTTTTGTTAAAACAGAGGGCAGATACTTTACAAGAAAAAAATCTTTTTTAATGGGCCTTAGAGGTTTTATTGAGATCCATATATACAGACTCGGAGATGATCCTCCAAAAATAATTGAGGATCTGGCGTATCTTGTTAACAAAGCAGGGGAGGTGGTAGGTCCGAAACATCCCGAATGATGCCTTCCTTACTGGGCAGAAAATCGGAAGAACAAAAATTTTTAGGAGGTGTTATTTATGTTTCCTGTAATGTTTATCGTTTCTGCAGTCCTTTTTGTTGTCGGTTACAAATTTTACGGAGACTTTATGGCAGGGGTCTACGGTCTCGACAATAAGACTCCCACACCGTCCGAAAGGCTCAATGACGGTATCGACTACTGCCCTGCACACCCGGCAGTCGTTCTAGGGCACCACTTCTCATCGATAGCCGGAGCAGGACCTATCGTAGGACCGATCACCGCCGCATCGATATTCGGGTGGCTGCCCACTATTATGTGGTGCGTCCTTGGCTCTATCTTCCTCGGCGGACCACACGACATGGGATCTCTTGTCTCATCTATGCGCCATGATGGAAAATCTGTCGGAACTGTAATTGAACGCTGGATAGGTGAGACCGGCAAAATGCTCTTCCTCGGATTCACGATCCTCTCTCTGATACTGGTCGTAGCTGTATTCCTGGTCCTTACAACGGCCACTTTTGTTACAGACCCGGTAGTTGCCTTTGTCGGCTGCCTGTATATTCTCCTCGCAATGATCTCAGGTGTGCTTATATATCGATTTAATATGAATTTCAAAATAGTAACAGTTTTTATGCTTGCCATTGTTGCAGTATGTTCATTCAAAGGCGGAGACTGGCCGTTTGTAGCTGCGATCTTTACGCATTCTGCAGACCAGTGGAACATCTTCCTCGCAATATACATCCTGGCTGCATCTGTCCTTCCTGTGTGGCTGCTGCTTCAGCCAAGAGATTACCTCGCCTCCTTCTTCCTTTACTTCGCAGTCGGCATAGGAGCGATAGGAATGATCTTCGGAGCCAAGATGGACAGCGGTGCTATCCCAATGATAGCTGACAACGTTAAATATTTCGGTCTTTCAAAACTCCACCTCTGGCCGATGCTCTTTGTTATTGTCGCATGTGGCGCTATCTCAGGCTTCCACTCCCTTGTTGGGAGCGGAACTACTTCAAAGCAGCTCTGCCACGAAAGGGATGCCCTCCCTGTCGGATATGGCGCCATGCTCCTTGAGGGACTCGTGGCAGTCATCGCCATCGGTACTCTGATGGTAGCAGGCGGTATCCAGAAGGGCGGTCCGGTGGGAACATTTGCAGCCGGATTTGGCCAGTTTTGTACAATAGTCGGGATAGACCCTATCCTTGGGACGAGGCTCGGGGCGATCGCCATCAACGGATTCCTGCTTACCTCTCTCGACACGGCTACACGACTCGCACGTTATCAGATCCAGGAATTTTCAGGCAATAGGATAGGTAAATACGTTGCCACAATAATAGCGATAGCCGTCGCGCTTGGACTCGTCTATGTAAAGACTACTGACGCTTCCGGCAAAGCGATAGCAGCATGGGCAATGATATGGCCTGTATTCGGCGCATCCAACCAACTGGTCGCGGCTCTCGCCCTCCTTGGCGTTGCGGTATGGATCATCCGCGGTCTTAAGAAAAAGGCAACTTTCCTTATCGTTCCATTCTGGTTCATGCTCGTTACCAGC
Protein-coding sequences here:
- a CDS encoding carbon starvation protein A, translated to MFPVMFIVSAVLFVVGYKFYGDFMAGVYGLDNKTPTPSERLNDGIDYCPAHPAVVLGHHFSSIAGAGPIVGPITAASIFGWLPTIMWCVLGSIFLGGPHDMGSLVSSMRHDGKSVGTVIERWIGETGKMLFLGFTILSLILVVAVFLVLTTATFVTDPVVAFVGCLYILLAMISGVLIYRFNMNFKIVTVFMLAIVAVCSFKGGDWPFVAAIFTHSADQWNIFLAIYILAASVLPVWLLLQPRDYLASFFLYFAVGIGAIGMIFGAKMDSGAIPMIADNVKYFGLSKLHLWPMLFVIVACGAISGFHSLVGSGTTSKQLCHERDALPVGYGAMLLEGLVAVIAIGTLMVAGGIQKGGPVGTFAAGFGQFCTIVGIDPILGTRLGAIAINGFLLTSLDTATRLARYQIQEFSGNRIGKYVATIIAIAVALGLVYVKTTDASGKAIAAWAMIWPVFGASNQLVAALALLGVAVWIIRGLKKKATFLIVPFWFMLVTSMTGLVIEIKTTMMSPNPNYALAGISAILLVLAVLMVREGLNALKIDKA